One region of Vigna angularis cultivar LongXiaoDou No.4 chromosome 10, ASM1680809v1, whole genome shotgun sequence genomic DNA includes:
- the LOC108320357 gene encoding uncharacterized protein LOC108320357, protein MAQTRNKVTITEKLLATKSSSYSTNLWDCGSTLYDSFELNSFNRQLHSAIAKSPITRTLSMPHLPERSLHALPVQPPPPSIAMPRKFFNFSRSFQKLIRSVFKSNNKTTTTTSFSFHVPEKYSKERFYVVYDKSGPVLSTIPEVPEFEIGAPSPEISSLVRRSSSERLITTNRFVLDLI, encoded by the coding sequence ATGGCTCAAACAAGAAACAAGGTAACCATTACGGAGAAACTTTTAGCGACAAAGTCATCCTCGTATTCTACCAATCTTTGGGACTGTGGCAGCACGCTCTACGATTCATTTGAGCTCAACTCCTTCAATCGTCAACTCCACTCCGCCATAGCTAAATCCCCTATAACTAGAACCCTTTCCATGCCTCACTTACCGGAGCGTTCACTTCACGCGCTTCCGGTTCAGCCTCCTCCACCTTCCATCGCCATGCCACGGAAGTTCTTCAACTTCTCTCGCTCCTTTCAAAAACTCATTCGCTCCGTTTTCAAGTCCAACAATaaaaccaccaccaccaccagtTTCAGTTTCCATGTGCCAGAGAAATACTCCAAAGAGCGCTTCTACGTGGTTTATGATAAGTCTGGACCCGTTCTCTCCACCATCCCCGAAGTTCCAGAGTTTGAGATCGGTGCACCCTCGCCGGAGATCTCTTCCCTCGTCAGAAGGTCATCTTCGGAAAGGTTAATTACCACAAATCGCTTTGTTTTAGAtcttatttaa